The Treponema succinifaciens DSM 2489 region TGCAGAAGTGGAGCACATGTGCCCGTTGGCAAAAGGTGCTTATCACGGACCTGCTCCCATCCCTGAGGAAGGCGCATGGGTTCAGGCAAAAACTCAGGAAGATATTTCCGGTTTCACACACGGAATCGGCTGGTGCGCACCGCAGCAGGGCGCCTGCAAGCTGACTCTCAATGTCAAGAACGGAGTCATCGAGGAAGCTCTTGTCGAGACAATAGGATGCTCAGGAATGACACACTCGGCAGCTATGGCTTCTGAAATTCTCATCGGAAAGACAATCATCGAAGCCCTCAACACAGACCTTGTATGCGATGCGATCAATACAGCTATGCGCGAGCTTTTCCTTCAGATTGTGTACGGACGCACACAGTCCGCATATTCAAAGGACGGACTCAAAGTCGGAGCATCTCTTGAGGATCTCGGAAAGAACCTCCGCTCACAGGTCGGAACAATGTTCGCGACACGCAAGACAGGTCCTCGCTACCTTGAGATGACAGAAGGCTACGTTGAAAGCTGCGCGGTTGACAAGGACAACCAGATTATCGGCTACAACTGCATCAACTTCGGAAAACTCATGGACGCTCTCAAGGCAGGAACAGATCCGAAAGAGGCGATTGAAAAGGCACGCACACACTACGGACGCGTTACAGAAGATCAGGGCATGGTCAAGCTCATCGACCCTAGAAAGGAATAAGGAGGAATACAATGGCAACATTATTTGAAGATTTTGAAGGTCGCATTCCTCAGGTAAACAAGGCTCTCAAGGAATACGGATTCGCGGAAGGAGAGGCCGGACTTCAGGCTGCACGCGATCTGTGCAAGTCAAAGGGCTTTGATCCTTATGAAATCTGCCAGTCAACACAGCAGATCTGTTTTGAAGATGCAAAGTGGGCTTATGTTCTCGGCTCTGCAATCGCCCTCAAGAAGGGTGAGAAAGCTGGAAGCATGACAGGAAGCGAGGCCGCAGCTGCAATCGGTGAAGGACTTCAGGCATTCTGTCTTCCGGGCTCAGTAGCTGATGACCGCAAAGTTGGTCTCGGACACGGAAACCTGGGTGCACGTCTTCTTTCCGAGGAGACACAGTGCTTCGCATTCCTCGCAGGACACGAGTCTTTCGCCGCAGCTGAAGGCGCAATCAAGATCGCGGCAAACGCGAACAAAGTCCGCAAGAACAAGCTCCGCGTAATCCTGAACGGTCTTGGAAAGGACGCTGCTCAGATTATCAGCCGCATCAACGGCTTCACTTATGTCCAGACAAAATTCGACTACTTCAACGGAAACGGAACCGACAAGGCTCTTACAGTCGTAAAGGAAGTTCCTTACGGAAGCAATCCTGACCGACTCATCGTAAAATGCTACGGCGCTGACGATGTTCGCGAGGGCGTCGCAATCATGTGGCACGAGAATGTCGATGTCTCAATCACAGGAAACTCCACAAACCCGACAAGATTCCAGCACCCTGTCGCAGGAACTTACAAGAAGGAACGCCTGCTTGCCGGAAAGAACTACTTCTCTGTAGCTTCAGGCGGCGGAACAGGACGCACACTGCATCCTGACAACATGGCCGCAGGTCCTGCTTCCTACGGATTCACAGACACATTGGGCCGTATGCACTCAGACGCTCAGTTCGCAGGATCCTCATCTGTTCCGGCACACGTCGAGATGATGGGATTCATGGGAATGGGCAACAACCCGATGGTCGGCTGCACAGTTGCCTGCGCAGTTGCTGTAGCTGAGACTTTCAAGAAATAGTCTGAATAACTTCTGCAAATACGACGACTGAAGGCAGCCGTGCGAGTTTTTATGTTTTTTGCACAGCAAAAATGCGAGCATTGCGAGCAAATAAAAACTCGAGTTTCATCCGGAGGAAACGACGGATGAATACTTGTACTGTTGCCTGCGCAGTTGCTGTAGCTGAGGCTTTCAAGAAATAAATTGAAAGCAATTTCAGCATTTGAGATGTTTTTATAAATCTCAAACACATAAGGGGTTGTCTTTTTAGTTGTCAAAACTTTTTAAAAGACAGCCCTTTTTTTTTGCAGTTTTTATCATCTTGTTTTTTCTTTAGGCATTCATTAATCGAACCAGCTGCTTGAAATCATATCCAATCATCAGCAATCCCCATTCAGTCCCGGCTTTTGCTTTCCCGCGGAGATGGAAGTTTCTGAATCCCGGATTGCCTTTTGTCTGGTTGAAGACGGTCTCGCACTCCGTTGAGCGTTTTTTCATGAGTGTCTTATATTCTTCACTTGCGAGAAGTTCCTTTACTTTTTCTTTCTGCTCAAGCCAGGCGCCCATTTCTCTAGAACAGCCGGTCGTATTCTGACTTAGTACACAGCTCACGGAACGGGCAGCCATCTTAGTTGTCGCACTGGTAGCCCTCATAGGTCTACGGATACCCCCGGGCTATTTTTCTTCGTCACTGTCTTTTTGTA contains the following coding sequences:
- a CDS encoding iron-sulfur cluster assembly scaffold protein, producing MKYTAEVEHMCPLAKGAYHGPAPIPEEGAWVQAKTQEDISGFTHGIGWCAPQQGACKLTLNVKNGVIEEALVETIGCSGMTHSAAMASEILIGKTIIEALNTDLVCDAINTAMRELFLQIVYGRTQSAYSKDGLKVGASLEDLGKNLRSQVGTMFATRKTGPRYLEMTEGYVESCAVDKDNQIIGYNCINFGKLMDALKAGTDPKEAIEKARTHYGRVTEDQGMVKLIDPRKE
- a CDS encoding GGGtGRT protein — encoded protein: MATLFEDFEGRIPQVNKALKEYGFAEGEAGLQAARDLCKSKGFDPYEICQSTQQICFEDAKWAYVLGSAIALKKGEKAGSMTGSEAAAAIGEGLQAFCLPGSVADDRKVGLGHGNLGARLLSEETQCFAFLAGHESFAAAEGAIKIAANANKVRKNKLRVILNGLGKDAAQIISRINGFTYVQTKFDYFNGNGTDKALTVVKEVPYGSNPDRLIVKCYGADDVREGVAIMWHENVDVSITGNSTNPTRFQHPVAGTYKKERLLAGKNYFSVASGGGTGRTLHPDNMAAGPASYGFTDTLGRMHSDAQFAGSSSVPAHVEMMGFMGMGNNPMVGCTVACAVAVAETFKK
- a CDS encoding transposase; this encodes MGAWLEQKEKVKELLASEEYKTLMKKRSTECETVFNQTKGNPGFRNFHLRGKAKAGTEWGLLMIGYDFKQLVRLMNA